The window CCAACGTGACTTCGATGAAGGCGCAAAAGAACTTAAACGCTTCAGGCAATGCATTGGCAACGTCTATGGAACGTCTTTCCAGTGGTTTGCGTATTAACAGCGCAAAAGATGATGCAGCAGGGTTAGCAATTTCTAACCGCTTAAACTCTCAGGTTCGTGGCTTAGATGTGGGCATGCGTAATGCCAACGACGGTATTTCAGTGGCGCAAATTGCAGAAGGTGCGATGCAAGAGCAAACAAACATGCTGCAACGTATGCGTGATTTGAGTGTTCAGGCGGTTAACGGTGCAAACTCTACCAGTGATAAAGATGCCATTCAAGCCGAGATAGATCAGTTGGCTCTTGAAATTACAGCTATTTCTAACACTACAGCTTTTGGCGATACTAAACTACTTAGTGGCGGTTTTTCTGCTAAGAGCTTTCAAGTAGGTCATCAAGAAGGCGAAAATATTTCTATTTCAATTTCAGGAACAGATGCTGGAACATTAAGTGTCGATGCCTTACTGGTTTCTTCAGATAGCGCTGCATCAACATCAATAGGATTAATTGATGCGGCTATTAAGACTATTGATACTCAACGCGCGAAGCTTGGGGCAACTCAAAATCGCCTTGCTCATAATATCAGTAACAGTGCTAATACGCAAGCGAACGTTGCCGATGCCAAGAGTCGTATTGTAGATGTTGACTTTGCAAAGGAAACCTCACAAATGACGAAGAACCAAGTTTTACAACAAACAGGTTCAGCCATGCTAGCTCAAGCTAATCAGTTGCCACAAGTGGCATTGTCATTGCTCTAATTGAGACAGCAAGGTTAAAAAATTAGTCAGTCTACAAAAGCACTCAGTTTACACTTTGAGTGCTTTTTTATTAAAAAAATTGACTAGATATCAAGCATTGGTAATTTTTTTTAATAAAATTGAGTACTAATTGCGTGCTCCCTTAATCTTAATATTCATACGAGCTAGCTAACCTGAACTCGGGATAAGAAAATTTGAACTAATAGCCCTCCAAGTGATCGGATCTTTCGACCAAGAGAAACCCCATCACACCGGAGGGCCTATGCATAAATTAGTGGAAGTGTTTTCGATGCCGATGATTTTTGCGCTGTTTTCATTCCTGAATGGGAAAAAACGCTGTTAACCGATGGCACACGCAAGTGTCAACGCGCTGGCCATATGACGATGAGCGAAGTGATGACCATCATCATACTTTTTCAGATGTCCCAACACCGTGATTTCAAGAACTTCTACATAAGCTACCTGGCTCATTTCTACAAATCTGCTTTTCCCAATTTACTCAGCATACCCGCTTTCTTGAGGTGATGCCCACTGCTTTAGTGCCGCTTTGCAGCTACTTTTCCAGCCTCAAGAGTGATCCCACTGGCATCGGATTTGTTGATTCAACCAGCATCAAAGTGTGTCATAACCTACGTATTCATCGCCATAAAACCTTAGCGGGACTGGCGTGCAGAGGTAAAGGCACTATGGGGTGGTTCTATGGCTTTAAGCTGCATTTGATTGTTAATCATTAAGGCGGAATAGTGGCGGCCAAAGTGACCCCTGCGAATGTACATGACACAAAACCTGTAAATGAAATGGTGCACAGTGATATGAATAAACTCTATGCAGATAAAGGGTATATCAGTAAAGCGCTGTCCAGTGAATTGCTGGAGAAAGGCCTCACACTGGTGACGAATGTGCGTAACAATATGAAAGCAAAAGCGATATCGTTGTGGGGTAGAGCGATGCTGTTGAGACGTTTCATCATAGAAACCATTAACGACCATTTAAAAAAACATCTCTCAAATAGAGCACTTAAGACACCGCTGCATTCATGGTTTTATGCTGAATATGATTGCTGGACTCATCGCCTATCAATTGAAAGACAATAAGCCACAACTGAACCTCACTAACGCGGAGTTCAATGCTATTGCAGTTATGGCTCGTTAAACCGATTTCAGATTAGTTAAAAAAAAGAGCTAAAGGAAAATGTACCACGGTCGTTATAGATACTGTAGATAGAAAATTGGCCTGATTGTTCAGGCGACATTTAGCAGACCGTCAGGCTGATAGAGGAAATAAATCATGGCAATTACAGTTAATACCAACGTGACTTCGATGAAGGCGCAAAAGAACTTAAACGCTTCAGGCAATGCATTGGCAACGTCTATGGAACGTCTTTCCAGTGGTTTGCGTATTAACAGCGCAAAAGATGATGCAGCAGGGTTAGCAATTTCTAACCGTTTGAACTCTCAGGTTCGTGGCTTAGATGTTGGCATGCGTAATGCCAACGACGGTATTTCAGTGGCGCAAATCGCAGAAGGTGCGATGCAAGAGCAAACAAACATGCTGCAACGTATGCGTGATTTGAGTGTTCAGGCGGTTAACGGTGCAAACTCTACCAGTGATAAAGATGCCATTCAAGCCGAGATAGATCAGTTGGCTCTTGAAATTACAGCGATTTCCAACACTACAGCATTTGGTGATACTAAGTTGTTGAGTGGAGGTTTTACTGCAAAAAATTTCCAAGTAGGTCATCAAGAAGGTGAAAATATTTCCATCTCTATTTCTGGTACCGATGCTTCTACTTTAGGGGTTGAGGGGCTGCTTGTGTCCTCTGATGGAGCCGCGTCAACGTCAATAGGTTTAATCGATACAGCAATCAAAACTATTGATACGCAACGTGCGAAGCTAGGGGCAACACAAAATCGTTTAAGTCATAACATTAGCAACAGTGCTAATACGCAATCGAACGTTGCAGATGCTAAGAGCCGTATTGTTGATGTGGATTTTGCAAAGGAAACCTCTGCAATGACGAAGAACCAAGTACTGCAACAAACTGGTTCAGCTATGTTGGCTCAAGCGAATCAATTGCCACAAGTGGCGTTGTCATTACTTTAATTGAGATAGTTAGGTCATAAATTCAATCTGTCTACAGAAGCACTCGACTCATGTTTAGAGTGCTTTTTTATTGCAAAAAACTTAATTCTCTATTAGTTGAAATATACTATTAGCGGCAAAGCTTGATTAAGCAGTAACACAGCTTCAGGTTGAGCGCCAAAGGCATGCTCCTAAAGCCTCACCAATGACACCTGAACAGATTGAAATCAGTGCACTTAAACGCGAAATTGAGCGGATAAATCTCGAGAAAGAAATCTTAAAAAAGGCTACGGCTCTATTGATGTCGGACTCGCTGAACACTTCTCGATAATCGAGAAACTCAATCAGAGCAAAAAACATCCTATTTCAGTGTTATGCCATGTATTTAATGTGAACCGGAGTAGCTATCGCTATTGGGTGAGCCGTGAACTTGTGGCGACACCTGAGCAGCGGCTTTTAGAATGTGAAATCAAAGCAATACATGCTGAAAGCCGGGAGTCTGCGGGAGCTAGGAGGGTTGCGACTATCGCTTCTGAACGTGGCTGTGCGTTAAGTCGTTATAGGGCTACTCGGTTAATGAAAAAGCTTGGACTAGTGAGTTGCCAACACCTCAAACACCGCTATAAAAAGGCTGAAAATGAGCATGTGACTATCCCTAATGCACTCAAACGACAATTTGAAGTTGTCGAACCTAACACCGTTTGGTGTGGTGATGTGACGTATATTTTGGCGGGTAATCGTTGGTGTTATTTAGCGGTTGTGCTGGATGTATTTTCGAGAAAAGCGATCGGTTGGGCGATGTCACTTTCACCGGATACTGAGTTAACGGTGAAGGCGTTAGTAATGGCATTTGAATCACGAGGAGAGCCAAAAAACCTGATATTTCATTCAGATCAAGGTAGCCATTATACCAGCCTGAAATACCGTCAGCGGCTGTGGAAATATCAAATAATCCAGAGCATGAGTCGTCGCGGTAACTGCTGGGATAATGCACCGATGGAGCGATTTTTCAGGAGTTTAAAAACGGAATGGATCCCAATACAAGGCTACAAAAGTTTTACTGAAGCTAAACAAGATGTGACCGATTGTATCATTGGTTATTACAGTGAAGTCAGGCCACATCATTACAATGCAGGATTGAGCTCAAATGAATCAGAGCGAAGATTTTGGTTAGATTCTAAAAGCGTGGCCAGTTTTAGTTGACCGCTACACTACTTGGTCGCTATTCCGCGAGGTTTAAAGCTTACCGAGTATCAACGTTACGACTGATTGATCAAATCAAAGTGTATCTGAGGTGCAGGACAAGATCATTAACGTTTTTTGTCTACCCTCAAACAATATTGTTCCCTTGTGTTCTTATGTTTCCTTTTCTGAGGCATAAGCATGAATGTTGACATTATTAAGCAGCATTTCAACATCATCCAGAATGAGCGACAAACCGCAAAAGTTGACTATCTTTTGTTCGATATTCTATTTGGTGCCATCTGTGCTGTCATTGCGGGAGGCCGCGGTTGGACTGAGATCCGTGAGTATGTCCTCGGCCATCATCATTGGTTTCTCAAGCAAAAATTGTTTGAGAATAGCTTGCCTGTTGATGACACCTTTGCCCACCTGGTCGCCGCTATCGATCCAAAAGCTTTTCGCGAGAGTTTTCTCGCTTGAATGAAAGCAGTGCATCGTCTGACCGAGGGGAAGGTTGTGGCGATTGACGGCAAAACGCTACGGGGTTCCTATAACCATGACGACCGATATAGCACCAGTCATATGGTCAGTGCCTATGCTTCGGCCAACCAGCTGGTGTTGGGACAATTGAAAACCGACAGCAAGAGCAATGAAATCACCGCTATCCCGGCACTTATTCAGATGCTCGCTCTCCGTGGCGCCTTGGTCACCGTTGATGCCATGGCCTGTCAGACCAAAATTGCAAAAGCCATCATCGGCCAAGGTGGTGATTACTGGTTGTCAAGGGCAATCAAGGCAAACGGCGAAAGCCATCAGGACGGTGTTCGAGTCGTATAGTCAGGCGCCAATAGATCACCAGAAATGGCAGACCGAGAAGCGCCACGGACGAGTCGTCCTTGGCGCCAAGCAACTGGAGAGGAATTTCTCTACCTGGAAAGGGCTCAACACTTTGGTCATGGTGGAAAACTTCCGCGCCGAAAAGGGCAAGGTCGCGAACATTGAATACCGCTATTACATCAGTTCCAAAAATCGGAGTGCCGAATAAGCCAAACAAGCCGAACAAGCTGGTCAGGCCATCAGAGCCCATTGGGGTATCGAGTCAATGCACTGGATCCTGAATGTAAGCCAGCAGGAGGATGCCTGCAAAAATCTATAGGGAAAACGCAGCGGAAAATTTGGCGGGTCTTCGTCACATGGCACTTAACATGCTGCGCGCCGAAACAACCAAGATCAGCGTGCCGATGAAGCTGGAACGCTGCATGATGAAAATCGACTTCCAGGAACGCGCGTTATTAGCCGGTTTTGCCTCTATGGCCAAATAATGCACACTCATGCGGATGCCCTGAACTGAGGTGGTGAGTAATGCCTAACATGAATAAGCCTTATATCTCTCAACAGCTAGTCCACTTCCATATTTACTGAGTCACTAGATATTTAAAATAATTAGCAAGGAAAAAAGATAAAAATAATAAAAAAATTTCTAAAGGAAACTGTTTTGCGGTCGTTAAAGATATGTAGATAGAAAATTGGCCTGATTGTTCAGGCGACATTTAGCAGACCGTCAGGCTGATAGAGGAAATAAATCATGGCAATTACAGTTAATACTAACGTGACTTCGATGAAGGCGCAAAAGAACTTAAACGCTTCAGGCAATGCATTGGCAACGTCTATGGAACGTCTTTCTAGTGGTTTGCGCATTAACAGCGCAAAAGATGATGCTGCAGGGCTTGCAATTTCTAACCGTTTGAACTCTCAGGTTCGTGGCTTAGATGTGGGTATGCGTAATGCCAACGACGGTATTTCAGTAGCGCAAATCGCAGAAGGAGCGATGCAAGAGCAAACAAACATGTTGCAACGAATGCGTGATTTGAGTGTTCAGGCGGTTAACGGTGCAAACTCTACCAGCGATAGAGATGCACTTCAGGCTGAGATTGATCAGCTTGCGTTAGAGATAACTGCAATTTCTAGTACCACGGCGTTTGGTGATACTAAATTATTAGACAGTTCTTTTGCTGGTAAGAGTTTCCAAGTTGGACATCAAGAGGGAGAAAATATTTCAATTAGTATCTCTGGTACTAACGCAACAGCATTAGGTGTAAATGCATTAGCAGTATCTACGGATATTTTGGCTTCAACTGCTACAGGTGCTATTGATGACGCAATTAAAGCGATTGATACACAACGTGCTAAACTTGGTGCGACTCAAAACCGCTTGAGTCATAACATCAGTAACAGTGCTAATACTCAAGCAAACGTTGCCGATGCAAAGAGCCGTATTGTGGATGTTGACTTTGCGAAGGAAACCTCACAAATGACGAAAAACCAAGTGCTACAACAGACAGGATCTGCAATGTTGGCTCAAGCCAACCAATTACCTCAGGTTGCTCTGTCCTTATTGTAAGACTTTGAATATTTTTGAAAGTGATAAGGGAGCGTCAATTGATCTCCCTTTGCTACTTTTAAGAGTTAATTGAGTGGTTTAGAGTACTTATTTTTATAGACTAAAAAGGGTGCTTAATTTGGTGAGGTATAGCTATGGACATTAGTATAGCAAGTTCATCTACAATGGTTCAAAATAAAGGGGATATGGCTCAAACTCCTCTTAAAGCATCTGTAAATAGTGTAGAAAAGAAGGAGGGTTCAGTAGTCTCTGGAATAGATCAAACAATTGAGCAGAAACAAGCAGAAAATGATCAAGAACCCAGTAAACTTGTGCAAGTGGCAACCGAGCTCTCTGATATGATGTCAATGATGCGAAAAGGTTTAGCATTTAAAGTTGATGAGAGTTCTGGTCAGGCAGTTGTAACCGTTTTAGATAGAGACACTGGTGATATAATAAGGCAAATGCCGAGTGAAGAGGCATTAGCATTAGCTGAAAAGTTGTCAGAAGTAACGGGTCTTCTGATGAAGACAGAAGCATAAATTGCTAGTTCTTCAGCGAGAGAGTAGTTAAAGGGGAATATTATGGCATTAACAGCAACAGGCATAGGTTCAGGCCTTGATATTGGTAATATCGTTAAGGTATTAGTTGATGCTGAGAAGACACCCAAAGAAGCAATGTTTAATAAGACCGAGGATGCTATTAAAGCTAAAGTCTCGGCAATTGGCTCTTTAAAAAGCGAGTTAGCTAAGTTTCAAGATGCACTTAAAAAACTTCAGTCTGGAGATGCACTGAATCAACGGAAGGTTTCTACTGGCGATAGTCAGTATGTTACTGTAACCGCGGATAAAAGTGCAAAAGCTGGTAGTTACAGCATAAAAGTAGAACAATTAGCTGTTAGTCATAAAGTGGCTGGAACAAATGTTGCGGATCGTACTCTCGGAGTAGGAGAGGGAACACTAGATTTTGGTATTAATGGTAGCTCTTTTTCAGTTCCCGTTTTAGCAACTGACTCACTTGATGAGATTGCTAAAAAAGTAAATTCAGCCTCTGGTAATGAGTCCGTTACTGCAACCGTTATCACGAGTGATGCAGGTAGTCGGATTGTTTTTAGCTCAGATAAATCGGGCGAAGATAATCAAATCACAATTACCGCAAATGATACTTCTGGCACTGGTTTGTCAGATATGTTTGGTGCAGGTAATCTTTCAACTCTTCAAGATGCAAAGAATGCTATTATTTATATTGATGATCAGAAAGTAACGTCCCAGAGCAATGAGATTAAAGGTGCTATAACTGGTGTTACCATGAACCTAACCTCTGCTGATGTATCCAAAACAACAACTCTAAAAATTGAACAGGACAATGATGCTGTTAAAGATAATGTGAAGGCTTTTGTTGAAGCTTTCAATAGCTTAAATGCCTCGATCGATAAAATGTCAGCATATGATAAAGATAAAAAAACTGCATCGGCTTTGCAGGGTGATTCAATGATTCGTTCAATTGAATCACAGTTACGGAATATGATCAGTGAGAGAGTTACTACAGATTCTGGTAATGTAGCACTTTACGATATAGGTATCAAAACAGATAAATATGGTAAATTATCAATCGATGAAACTAAGCTTGATAAAGTTATAAATGAAGATATGTCAAGTGTTGAACAGTTATTTGCTACCAAAGATACGGGTTTAGCAAATAGATTAGATAACTTATCGAATAATTATGTTAAGAGCGATGGTTTAATCGCTGGCCGTCAAAATTCTTACACGAGCCAACAGAAACGCCTTGATGAACAAAGAGAGGCTTTTTCTTTAAAAATGGAACAATTAACTGCACGCTTAACTAAACAGTTCAATGCAATGGATTTGGTTGTTGGGCAACTTAATCAGCAAAGTTCTGGTTTAGCAGATCGCTTAAACTCACTTCCAGGGGTTGTATCTAAATAGTCGCTTTATTACGGAAGTTGGGGCGTTGAATGTGCAAAGAATTAGATGAACTTAACAAATCTCTCTATGAAATACTTCATAAACTTACTATCACTCCTGCGGAAGATGAAATTACTGACACATTGGTATCAAACTTGCTTAAACAAGTAGCGCGGCGTCAAATATTGATTAATGAGTTAGTTGTTGAGCATACTGAAGATTGCAGGTCGTACTTACAAAGGCAGTTTGATTTAACTCAAGATTTTGTCAGTAAATCAGTTGTTATACTGGCGGAGAGACGGGCTTTATTACACGCAGCGAGTAAAAATAAGCGTCAAATAAATGTTTATAAAGCAATTGATTCAAATAGGTAGGTGTTTATGAGGGGTTCACTTCAGTCTTATCGTAAAGTTTCATTAGACAGTGAGATTTCTGTTGCTTCGCCGCATCGCATTATCCAGTTAATGTTTAATGGAGCACTGCAACGTCTAGCGCAGACTCGTTATGCTATTGAGCAGAATGATTTAGCGAGTAAAGGCATCTATATTGGTAAAGCAATTGGAATTATTAATGGTTTGAATAATAGCTTGAATATGGATGCTGGTGGACAGATCGCAAGAAATTTGAGTGACCTTTATGATTTTATGCTTCGTAAAATTACAGAGGCAAATTTAAATAATGATGTGAAAGCAATCGATGATGTATGCGATATTTTACGTACTATCAAAGAAGGCTGGGATGCAATTCCTGCAGATAAACATAATATATCTGCACATTCTGAAGCTGGTTAATATCGTGATTTATGATTAAAAAAAGACGCACTGGTTGCGTCTTTTTTTTGGCTTGAAGTCAAGTTTTTGACGTTTTTAACTAGAATCATGGCATAAATGAACTAAAATCAATTCAGTTTGGCATAAACCTCATCTGAGGCTTGCTTCTCGTCTGCTGATAATACAATATTCATCACAGTAGTGATGGTGGCACAGATTGTTACATTGAATTTGTTAAGCTTTTACAGCAACTAATCATAAATAATTAATGCGAATTAATACATATTAGAGCTTTACGGCCTACTGAATGATGCAAACAGATCAACGAATTTTACTTATCGGCCCCCCATCAGAGCGATTAAATCGCCTGTGTTGCATTTTTGATTTTTTAGGTGAGCAAATTGCACAAATTGACGCCGAAAAATTAAGTGCTAGCCTCCAAGATACTCGTTTTCGAGCTTTAGTTATCCTAACTGATGTTATGGATGCTGATGCGCTTAAAAACATCGCGGGTCAACATCCATGGCAACCTATGCTGTTGCTTGGCAACGTTGACGATCTGCAAGTGTCTAACATTCTTGGAAATATTGAGGAACCTTTAACCTATCCTCAACTCACCGAATTATTACACTTCTGCCAAGTATTTGGCCAAGTTAAGCGCCCTCAGGTCCCCACAAGTGCAAATCAAACTAAGTTATTCCGAAGCTTGGTTGGGCGCAGTGATGGTATTGCCAATGTAAGACACTTGATTAATCAAGTGGCGACATCTGAGGCGACTGTACTAGTATTGGGTCAATCCGGTACCGGTAAAGAAGTGGTTGCCCGTAATATCCATTATTTGTCTGAGCGCCGTGATGGCCCTTTTATTCCTGTTAACTGTGGTGCTATACCGCCAGAGTTGTTAGAGAGTGAACTTTTTGGTCATGAGAAGGGATCATTTACTGGGGCTATCTGTTCTCGTAAGGGCCGTTTCGAATTGGCAGAAGGTGGCACACTATTTCTCGATGAAATTGGTGATATGCCATTGCAGATGCAAGTTAAATTGCTTCGTGTACTGCAAGAACGAGTATTTGAGCGTGTTGGCGGCACTAAGACCATCAATGCCGATGTGCGCGTTGTCGCAGCGACACATAGAGATTTAGAAACCATGATCAGCGTGAATGAGTTCCGCGAGGATCTCTATTACCGCCTAAACGTATTCCCGATTGAAATGCCCGCG of the Shewanella baltica genome contains:
- a CDS encoding flagellin N-terminal helical domain-containing protein; amino-acid sequence: MAITVNTNVTSMKAQKNLNASGNALATSMERLSSGLRINSAKDDAAGLAISNRLNSQVRGLDVGMRNANDGISVAQIAEGAMQEQTNMLQRMRDLSVQAVNGANSTSDKDAIQAEIDQLALEITAISNTTAFGDTKLLSGGFSAKSFQVGHQEGENISISISGTDAGTLSVDALLVSSDSAASTSIGLIDAAIKTIDTQRAKLGATQNRLAHNISNSANTQANVADAKSRIVDVDFAKETSQMTKNQVLQQTGSAMLAQANQLPQVALSLL
- a CDS encoding flagellin N-terminal helical domain-containing protein, with translation MAITVNTNVTSMKAQKNLNASGNALATSMERLSSGLRINSAKDDAAGLAISNRLNSQVRGLDVGMRNANDGISVAQIAEGAMQEQTNMLQRMRDLSVQAVNGANSTSDKDAIQAEIDQLALEITAISNTTAFGDTKLLSGGFTAKNFQVGHQEGENISISISGTDASTLGVEGLLVSSDGAASTSIGLIDTAIKTIDTQRAKLGATQNRLSHNISNSANTQSNVADAKSRIVDVDFAKETSAMTKNQVLQQTGSAMLAQANQLPQVALSLL
- a CDS encoding flagellin N-terminal helical domain-containing protein encodes the protein MAITVNTNVTSMKAQKNLNASGNALATSMERLSSGLRINSAKDDAAGLAISNRLNSQVRGLDVGMRNANDGISVAQIAEGAMQEQTNMLQRMRDLSVQAVNGANSTSDRDALQAEIDQLALEITAISSTTAFGDTKLLDSSFAGKSFQVGHQEGENISISISGTNATALGVNALAVSTDILASTATGAIDDAIKAIDTQRAKLGATQNRLSHNISNSANTQANVADAKSRIVDVDFAKETSQMTKNQVLQQTGSAMLAQANQLPQVALSLL
- a CDS encoding flagellar protein FlaG — encoded protein: MDISIASSSTMVQNKGDMAQTPLKASVNSVEKKEGSVVSGIDQTIEQKQAENDQEPSKLVQVATELSDMMSMMRKGLAFKVDESSGQAVVTVLDRDTGDIIRQMPSEEALALAEKLSEVTGLLMKTEA
- the fliD gene encoding flagellar filament capping protein FliD; the encoded protein is MALTATGIGSGLDIGNIVKVLVDAEKTPKEAMFNKTEDAIKAKVSAIGSLKSELAKFQDALKKLQSGDALNQRKVSTGDSQYVTVTADKSAKAGSYSIKVEQLAVSHKVAGTNVADRTLGVGEGTLDFGINGSSFSVPVLATDSLDEIAKKVNSASGNESVTATVITSDAGSRIVFSSDKSGEDNQITITANDTSGTGLSDMFGAGNLSTLQDAKNAIIYIDDQKVTSQSNEIKGAITGVTMNLTSADVSKTTTLKIEQDNDAVKDNVKAFVEAFNSLNASIDKMSAYDKDKKTASALQGDSMIRSIESQLRNMISERVTTDSGNVALYDIGIKTDKYGKLSIDETKLDKVINEDMSSVEQLFATKDTGLANRLDNLSNNYVKSDGLIAGRQNSYTSQQKRLDEQREAFSLKMEQLTARLTKQFNAMDLVVGQLNQQSSGLADRLNSLPGVVSK
- the fliS gene encoding flagellar export chaperone FliS, which produces MRGSLQSYRKVSLDSEISVASPHRIIQLMFNGALQRLAQTRYAIEQNDLASKGIYIGKAIGIINGLNNSLNMDAGGQIARNLSDLYDFMLRKITEANLNNDVKAIDDVCDILRTIKEGWDAIPADKHNISAHSEAG
- a CDS encoding sigma-54 dependent transcriptional regulator — translated: MMQTDQRILLIGPPSERLNRLCCIFDFLGEQIAQIDAEKLSASLQDTRFRALVILTDVMDADALKNIAGQHPWQPMLLLGNVDDLQVSNILGNIEEPLTYPQLTELLHFCQVFGQVKRPQVPTSANQTKLFRSLVGRSDGIANVRHLINQVATSEATVLVLGQSGTGKEVVARNIHYLSERRDGPFIPVNCGAIPPELLESELFGHEKGSFTGAICSRKGRFELAEGGTLFLDEIGDMPLQMQVKLLRVLQERVFERVGGTKTINADVRVVAATHRDLETMISVNEFREDLYYRLNVFPIEMPALCDRKDDVPLLLQELVSRVYNEGRGKVRFTQRAIESLKEHAWSGNVRELSNLVERLTILYPGGLVDVNDLPVKYRHIDVPEYCVEMSEEQQERDALASIFSDEEPVEIPETRFPSELPPEGVNLKDLLAELEIDMIRQALELQDNVVARAAEMLGIRRTTLVEKMRKYGMTKD